One Micropterus dolomieu isolate WLL.071019.BEF.003 ecotype Adirondacks linkage group LG23, ASM2129224v1, whole genome shotgun sequence DNA window includes the following coding sequences:
- the LOC123963645 gene encoding LIM/homeobox protein Lhx1-like, giving the protein MLHCSSCEKPILDRFLLKVLDRPWHIKCVQCCECKCALTEKCFSREGRLYCKNDFFRRFGTKCDGCAQGILPSDLVRRAKSKVFHLNCFTCVMCNKQLSTGEELYILDEFKFVCKEDYLNNNGKDTILLSVTTCSDPSLSPDSQDPQDDGKDSETGHLSDKDVCNDNDEQSAVGKRRGPRTTIKAKQLETLKAAFAATPKPTRHIREQLSRETGLSMRVIQVWFQNRRSKERRMKQLSALSGRRHVFFRGQRRMRALGERLEPEELGHFSYYGDYPGEYYGSGGNYEYFQGPPSSQAQTPADLGFMPSSVPAGTPLGVIDHHHPVHHCPGELQCFSDAVSHHPADSPSPEPNIPGSMHSISSEMCGPGKPFTTVSLSDNGYTNQLSQPSSEMSEGTVW; this is encoded by the exons ATGCTTCACTGTTCCAGCTGTGAAAAGCCTATCCTTGATAGGTTCCTGCTCAAAGTTTTGGACAGACCATGGCACATCAAATGTGTCCAGTGCTGCGAATGCAAATGCGCATTGACAGAGAAATGTTTTTCACGAGAAGGGAGACTGTATTGTAAGAATGACTTCTTTAG GAGATTTGGGACCAAGTGTGACGGTTGCGCCCAGGGAATTTTACCCAGTGATCTTGTCCGCAGAGCCAAGAGCAAAGTGTTTCACCTCAACTGTTTCACCTGTGTGATGTGTAACAAACAGCTGTCCACTGGAGAGGAACTGTACATCTTGGACGAATTCAAGTTTGTCTGTAAAGAGGACTATCTAAACAACAATGGAAAAGACACAATCCTCCTTTCAG TCACGACTTGCAGCGACCCAAGTCTGTCTCCAGACTCCCAGGACCCGCAGGACGACGGGAAGGACTCAGAAACGGGACATTTATCTGATAAAGACGTGTGCAACGATAATGACGAGCAGAGTGCCGTCGGGAAACGACGCGGGCCTCGGACCACCATAAAAGCCAAGCAGCTGGAGACCCTGAAAGCGGCTTTCGCGGCCACACCGAAACCCACCAGACATATAAGGGAGCAGCTGTCACGGGAGACCGGCCTCTCCATGAGAGTCATCCAG GTTTGGTTCCAAAACCGGAGGTCCAAAGAGAGACGCATGAAGCAGCTGAGCGCTCTGAGCGGGCGGAGACACGTGTTTTTCCGCGGGCAGAGGAGGATGAGAGCGCTGGGAGAGAGACTGGAACCAGAAGAGCTGGGACACTTCTCCTATTATGGAG attATCCCGGTGAATACTATGGCTCAGGAGGGAATTATGAGTACTTCCAAGGCCCACCATCATCTCAGGCTCAGACTCCAGCAGACCTGGGTTTTATGCCCTCTTCTGTCCCTGCTGGCACCCCATTAGGAGTCATAGACCACCACCATCCAGTGCACCACTGTCCTGGAGAGTTGCAGTGTTTCTCTGACGCAGTATCTCATCATCCTGCGGATTCACCCAGTCCAGAGCCCAATATACCGGGCTCAATGCACAGCATCTCCAGTGAGATGTGTGGCCCTGGCAAACCTTTCACCACTGTGTCTCTCAGTGACAATGGATACACCAACCAGCTGTCACAACCCTCCTCAGAAATGAGCGAAGGCACTGTCTGGTAA